Proteins from a single region of Primulina tabacum isolate GXHZ01 chromosome 5, ASM2559414v2, whole genome shotgun sequence:
- the LOC142545604 gene encoding cyclin-dependent kinase F-1-like, whose product MMSRMEDSQPQSKSWSIHSRREITSKYEILERVGSGAYSDVYKARRRSDLITVALKEVHDYQAAFREIEALQTLHNCPNIVVLHEYFWSDDEDAVLVLEYLPTDLGAVIKAGKKEWEDGISVGEVKRWMVQILQGVDASHRNCVVHRDLKPSNLLISDDGVLKIADFGQARILLAPGFTADDGHIQSHKQSQSLQETVAQPAEVVPVLGGQLVHEHKGLNVEECDAEPDELRVKYAPSDIDKDSVSHDGAASCLATCATSDIEDPFQYSHSYEAEDDADDGNGSLTSCVGTRWFRAPELLYGSTNYGLEIDLWSVGCIFSELLTLEPLFPGSSDIDQLGKIFSVLGNISEEVWPGCGELPDYKIISFGKVEKPIGLESSMRNRSSDEILLVKKLLCFDPVNRATAMELLHDNYLNEEPLPVPLSDLRIPPKQWNQDEDLSVEWNDCKDFDSDSDSDFGTSTITTCENGYSIRFS is encoded by the exons ATGATGAGCAGAATGGAGGATTCCCAGCCTCAATCGAAGAGCTGGAGCATTCACAGCAGGCGTGAAATCACCTCTAAGTACGAGATATTGGAGCGCGTCGGATCCGGTGCATATTCCGATGTCTACAAAGCCCGCCGCCGTTCTGATTTGATCACCGTCGCACTCAAAGAGGTGCACGATTACCAAGCCGCTTTTCGCGAGATAGAGGCCCTTCAGACGCTCCACAACTGCCCCAATATAGTCGTTTTGCACGAATACTTCTGGAGCGACGACGAAGATGCTGTTTTGGTGCTCGAGTATTTACCCACTGATTTGGGGGCCGTGATTAAGGCCGGAAAGAAGGAGTGGGAGGATGGGATCAGCGTCGGGGAGGTGAAGCGATGGATGGTTCAGATTCTACAAGGAGTCGACGCGTCTCACCGCAATTGTGTTGTACACAGGGATCTGAAGCCTTCTAATTTGTTGATTTCTGATGACGGGGTTCTCAAGATTGCCGATTTTGGTCAG GCGAGGATACTTCTTGCTCCTGGGTTTACCGCTGACGATGGACATATTCAATCTCACAAacagtcacaatcacttcaagAAACTGTAGCTCAACCAGCTGAAGTTGTTCCTGTACTAGGTGGTCAGTTGGTACACGAGCATAAAGGACTGAATGTTGAAGAATGTGATGCGGAGCCAGACGAGCTAAGAGTTAAATACGCTCCTAGTGATATTGATAAAGACAGTGTGTCCCATGATGGAGCTGCTTCTTGTCTTGCCACATGTGCCACCAGTGATATCGAAGATCCTTTCCAGTATTCTCATTCTTATGAAGCTGAGGATGATGCCGATGATGGGAACGGCTCCCTTACATCTTGTGTTGGAACTCGATGGTTTAGAGCCCCCGAGCTACTTTATGGATCAACAAATTATGGGCTAGAAATTGATCTCTGGTCGGTCGGATGTATTTTTTCAGAGCTTTTGACTTTGGAACCACTTTTCCCGGGAAGTTCTGATATCGACCAGCTGGGTAAGATTTTTAGTGTTTTAGGCAACATATCGGAAGAAGTTTGGCCTGGTTGTGGGGAACTTCCTGATtacaaaataatttcatttgGGAAAGTAGAGAAGCCAATTGGTCTGGAATCTTCGATGCGTAATCGATCTTCCGATGAAATTCTTCTTGTCAAAAAGCTGCTCTGTTTTGATCCTGTAAATAGAGCTACTGCCATGGAATTGCTTCATGACAACTATCTAAATGAAGAACCTTTACCAGTGCCATTGTCTGATTTAAGGATCCCCCCGAAACAATGGAATCAGGATGAGGACTTGTCTGTTGAATGGAACGACTGCAAGGATTTTGATTCAGATTCAGATTCAGATTTTGGCACCTCAACCATTACCACTTGTGAGAATGGCTACTCGATCCGGTTTTCTTGA